One segment of Nitrospirota bacterium DNA contains the following:
- a CDS encoding OmpH family outer membrane protein encodes MKKIFLMIFALLFAVVCSAQAAETKVGYVDLNKALNESEEGKKAVKLLEEFFKSKQSVIEDKRKEIARLDEEMAKQSSILNPDAIKSKREERDRIARDFQRTVKDSEDELEKKRADFMERIVKDLSEVVNKIGEEEGYTVIFDKVQSGIMFIPAKLDLTDKLIKRFNEVSKSKPAQK; translated from the coding sequence ATGAAGAAAATATTTTTAATGATTTTTGCATTACTGTTTGCGGTTGTCTGCAGCGCACAGGCTGCGGAAACGAAGGTCGGCTACGTTGATCTAAATAAGGCATTGAACGAGTCGGAGGAAGGGAAAAAAGCGGTAAAATTGCTTGAGGAATTTTTCAAGTCAAAGCAGTCCGTGATCGAAGACAAGCGCAAAGAGATTGCAAGGCTCGATGAAGAGATGGCCAAGCAGTCATCCATCCTCAACCCCGACGCCATCAAGTCAAAGAGGGAAGAGCGCGACAGGATCGCGAGGGATTTTCAGCGGACGGTAAAAGACTCAGAGGATGAGCTTGAAAAAAAGCGCGCTGATTTCATGGAGCGCATAGTGAAAGATCTAAGTGAAGTTGTCAATAAAATAGGGGAAGAAGAAGGTTATACCGTGATCTTTGATAAGGTCCAGAGCGGTATAATGTTCATCCCCGCGAAACTGGACTTGACCGATAAGCTAATAAAGAGATTCAATGAAGTCTCAAAATCCAAACCGGCGCAGAAGTAA
- the lpxI gene encoding UDP-2,3-diacylglucosamine diphosphatase LpxI (LpxI, functionally equivalent to LpxH, replaces it in LPS biosynthesis in a minority of bacteria.), producing the protein MPVKTGTRDQSLTPNTRLLGLIAGMGDLPKAVAAEAKNMGYRVVGIALQPPADESLKPFVDDFHKINIGRFGGLISLLKKLSITNAVMAGKVPKGLLYKHKTSIIPDMKAVKLLFSLMNRADDTIMKAVVSELEKSGIKLHNTTDFTRNLLAPEGALTKKKPSKDELKDIEFGWDIAKKMGGLDIGQTVVVKELAVMAIEAIEGTDEAIKRGGSLTKKDAVVVKVSKPKQDMRFDVPVVGINTLHSMKSAGAKVLAIEAGKCIIVDKERFIKEADKEGMIVVGVSKHD; encoded by the coding sequence ATGCCGGTAAAAACAGGGACCAGGGACCAATCCCTAACCCCTAACACCCGTCTTTTGGGTCTTATCGCTGGAATGGGGGACCTTCCGAAGGCTGTTGCAGCGGAAGCGAAAAACATGGGATACAGGGTTGTGGGGATCGCCCTTCAACCGCCTGCCGATGAATCACTTAAACCGTTCGTAGATGACTTCCATAAAATAAATATCGGCCGCTTCGGCGGCCTGATATCCCTGCTGAAAAAACTCTCCATCACAAACGCGGTAATGGCAGGCAAAGTCCCAAAGGGACTTTTGTATAAACATAAGACCAGCATTATTCCTGACATGAAAGCCGTCAAGCTGCTCTTCTCGTTAATGAACCGCGCGGATGACACAATCATGAAGGCGGTTGTCAGCGAGCTTGAGAAAAGCGGGATCAAACTTCACAACACTACCGACTTTACAAGGAACCTCCTTGCGCCGGAGGGGGCCTTAACAAAAAAGAAGCCGTCAAAAGATGAGTTGAAGGACATCGAATTCGGCTGGGACATTGCAAAGAAAATGGGGGGGCTGGACATAGGTCAGACAGTGGTTGTGAAAGAACTGGCGGTCATGGCGATTGAGGCAATTGAAGGCACTGACGAGGCAATTAAGCGCGGCGGAAGCCTCACAAAAAAAGACGCTGTTGTTGTAAAGGTCAGCAAGCCAAAGCAGGACATGAGGTTTGATGTCCCTGTTGTCGGCATCAATACGCTTCATTCAATGAAAAGCGCCGGGGCAAAAGTATTGGCCATAGAGGCGGGAAAGTGCATAATTGTTGATAAAGAGAGGTTCATAAAAGAGGCTGATAAAGAGGGGATGATCGTAGTTGGAGTGAGTAAACATGATTAA
- a CDS encoding SurA N-terminal domain-containing protein, with amino-acid sequence MKKKNAEIEIAVAEVVDYMRIMGGFQPALNEVVKRKVASNAAKQMGVRVSSAELQKAADSFRLLNGLVSARDTENWLKANGVTVETFEDFIETNILVNKLKDRIEKKADRRKYAASPAIQSSIREMAFQDWVTNALK; translated from the coding sequence GTGAAAAAGAAGAATGCTGAGATCGAAATCGCAGTTGCCGAGGTAGTCGATTACATGAGAATAATGGGGGGTTTTCAGCCGGCCCTTAACGAAGTGGTCAAGAGAAAGGTTGCCTCAAATGCGGCAAAGCAGATGGGTGTGAGGGTTTCATCCGCTGAACTCCAGAAGGCAGCGGACTCATTCCGCCTGCTTAACGGGCTTGTCTCCGCAAGAGACACAGAGAACTGGCTGAAGGCCAACGGCGTCACTGTCGAGACGTTTGAAGATTTTATCGAAACAAACATACTCGTGAACAAGCTTAAAGACAGGATTGAGAAAAAGGCCGACAGGAGGAAGTATGCCGCATCTCCTGCAATACAGTCTTCCATCAGGGAAATGGCCTTTCAGGATTGGGTCACAAACGCCTTGAAATAG
- the lpxD gene encoding UDP-3-O-(3-hydroxymyristoyl)glucosamine N-acyltransferase yields the protein MKLKELADITGGKISGNPDVEITGASGINEAGHGDITFLADKKHLNDLFSSKASAVIVKEEIKGLAASMVIAGNPYFTFAKALEALYKKPFKPSGVSDKAVVCADVSLGEDVSVYPDVYISSNVVIGSRVTIYPGVFIGEGSSIGDGSFIYPNVTIRENVRIGKKVIVHSGAVIGSDGFGYVFENGIHYKIPQVGGVIIEDEVEVGANVTIDRATTGNTVIGRGTKIDNLVQIGHNVKLGKNCIIISQVGISGSVEIGDGVILAGQVGVRDHITIGSGAMIGAQSGIAENIPDGQVYSGSPAIPHRTWLRAQSIYAKLPEYIKRLQELERKIDKK from the coding sequence ATGAAGCTCAAAGAACTGGCGGACATCACAGGCGGTAAGATTTCTGGAAATCCCGATGTGGAGATTACCGGGGCCTCCGGCATAAATGAAGCAGGGCATGGCGATATTACTTTTTTGGCCGACAAAAAACATTTAAATGACCTTTTCAGTTCGAAAGCCTCTGCCGTAATTGTGAAAGAGGAGATAAAGGGACTGGCTGCAAGCATGGTAATTGCCGGCAACCCGTATTTCACATTTGCAAAGGCATTGGAGGCGTTGTACAAAAAACCGTTCAAACCTTCGGGCGTCAGCGATAAGGCCGTTGTTTGCGCTGATGTCAGTTTAGGCGAAGATGTCTCTGTATACCCGGATGTTTATATCAGCAGCAATGTTGTAATAGGCTCAAGGGTCACAATATATCCAGGGGTATTCATTGGAGAAGGCTCATCAATCGGCGACGGTTCTTTTATCTACCCGAACGTGACAATAAGAGAGAACGTAAGGATCGGCAAAAAAGTGATAGTGCATTCCGGCGCTGTTATAGGCTCCGACGGTTTCGGATACGTCTTTGAAAACGGCATCCATTATAAAATTCCGCAAGTCGGCGGAGTGATAATCGAAGATGAAGTGGAGGTTGGCGCGAATGTCACAATTGACAGGGCGACAACCGGTAATACGGTCATAGGGCGCGGGACCAAAATTGATAATCTTGTGCAGATAGGGCATAACGTCAAGCTCGGTAAAAATTGTATTATAATCTCCCAGGTCGGCATAAGCGGAAGCGTGGAGATAGGAGACGGTGTCATACTTGCAGGCCAGGTCGGAGTGAGAGACCATATAACAATCGGCAGCGGCGCGATGATAGGCGCTCAATCAGGCATAGCAGAGAACATACCTGACGGGCAGGTATATTCCGGAAGTCCCGCCATTCCGCACAGGACATGGCTTCGCGCCCAGAGCATTTACGCTAAATTGCCGGAGTACATAAAACGATTACAGGAACTTGAGAGGAAAATAGATAAAAAATAA
- a CDS encoding type IV toxin-antitoxin system AbiEi family antitoxin domain-containing protein: MKNNTQRMINYFKNQGGVVRFSSVLKAGFHPDSVTALVKEGKVEKIARGLYCLTDFEFASHPDLVTASLQAPKGVICLISALAFHEATNEIPRVVDLAIPRISRSYKITYPPVTFYRFAQEAWKAGIEKHEIEGYSIRVYSLAKTIADCFKFRNKIGVNVARDALKIAITEKGVKPKEIMQYAKICRVNNVMKPILEAML, translated from the coding sequence ATGAAAAATAATACGCAGCGCATGATTAATTATTTTAAAAACCAGGGTGGGGTTGTGCGCTTTTCTTCTGTCCTGAAAGCAGGTTTCCATCCCGATTCAGTTACTGCACTTGTTAAAGAGGGGAAGGTGGAAAAAATTGCCAGGGGACTTTATTGCCTGACTGACTTTGAATTTGCTTCCCATCCCGACCTCGTGACTGCTTCTCTTCAGGCGCCCAAGGGTGTCATTTGTCTCATCTCTGCTCTTGCATTTCATGAAGCGACAAATGAGATACCTCGCGTTGTTGACCTTGCTATTCCGCGTATATCACGTTCTTATAAAATTACATATCCCCCGGTAACGTTCTATCGCTTCGCACAAGAAGCCTGGAAAGCGGGAATTGAAAAGCATGAAATAGAGGGATATTCAATAAGGGTGTATAGTCTTGCCAAAACAATAGCTGATTGTTTTAAATTTCGTAATAAGATAGGTGTGAATGTTGCCAGAGACGCGCTTAAAATCGCTATAACGGAGAAGGGAGTAAAACCAAAAGAGATTATGCAATATGCTAAAATTTGCCGGGTCAATAATGTCATGAAGCCGATACTCGAAGCCATGCTATGA
- a CDS encoding type II toxin-antitoxin system Phd/YefM family antitoxin, translating into MTKIKIKDLESIPATKAKTLFGDILHQTSVEGKRFVVNRQGKPVAVILSYREYCELIEANNSKLQSR; encoded by the coding sequence ATGACTAAGATAAAAATAAAAGACCTCGAATCTATTCCGGCCACAAAGGCCAAGACATTGTTCGGGGACATTCTGCACCAGACTTCTGTAGAGGGGAAGCGGTTTGTTGTCAACAGGCAGGGCAAGCCGGTCGCTGTAATATTGAGCTACAGAGAGTATTGCGAATTGATAGAAGCTAATAATTCCAAGTTGCAGTCAAGATGA
- a CDS encoding DegT/DnrJ/EryC1/StrS family aminotransferase, translating into MANITQNKTAVPMLDVKAQHEPLKEEIKQALKDILDSGQFILGPNVRSFEQEIASYFNVNHALGLASGTDALFLSLKALNIKQGDEVITTPFTFIATAEAIAYVGATPVFVDIDKYTLNIDVSKIEEKITPKTRAVIVVHLFGQPADMDEIMALAKKYDLKVVEDCAQSFGARYKGKPAGGLGDAGCFSFYPSKNLGAYGDGGMMITDRHEVYEKVRLLRNHGTVAPYRHGFIGYNSRLDEIQAAILRIKLKHIDEYNRKRRELAKIYTSILGDAVQCPVEFEDRTHVYHQYTFRTQIREKIAGILKDNNVSSVVYYPMPLHLQEAFNYLGYKKGDLPESEAAADEVMSIPIYPELEPEKAEQIAGIILGALKG; encoded by the coding sequence ATGGCAAATATAACACAGAACAAAACCGCCGTCCCCATGCTGGATGTCAAGGCGCAGCATGAACCTCTCAAAGAGGAAATAAAACAGGCGCTCAAAGATATCCTGGACAGCGGACAATTTATCCTCGGCCCGAACGTAAGGTCCTTTGAGCAGGAGATCGCGTCATACTTTAATGTTAACCACGCGCTCGGCCTTGCCTCGGGCACTGACGCATTGTTCCTTTCCCTGAAGGCCCTCAATATAAAGCAGGGCGACGAGGTGATCACAACTCCTTTTACATTCATTGCGACCGCCGAGGCAATAGCGTACGTCGGCGCAACGCCTGTTTTTGTAGACATAGACAAGTATACGTTAAACATTGACGTATCAAAGATAGAGGAAAAGATCACCCCGAAGACCAGGGCCGTGATCGTTGTGCACTTGTTCGGACAGCCCGCAGACATGGATGAAATAATGGCGCTCGCTAAAAAATATGATTTAAAGGTCGTCGAAGACTGCGCCCAGTCATTTGGCGCGAGATACAAAGGGAAGCCCGCCGGCGGTCTCGGGGACGCTGGCTGTTTCAGTTTTTACCCGAGCAAAAACCTGGGCGCTTACGGAGACGGAGGCATGATGATAACCGACCGCCATGAAGTTTATGAGAAGGTCAGGCTCCTGAGAAACCACGGCACCGTCGCTCCCTACCGTCATGGGTTCATCGGTTACAACAGCAGGCTTGATGAAATTCAGGCGGCAATTCTTAGAATAAAGCTAAAGCATATTGACGAATACAACCGGAAGCGCCGCGAACTTGCAAAGATATACACTTCAATCCTCGGCGATGCCGTACAATGTCCTGTTGAATTTGAGGACAGGACACATGTTTACCATCAATATACATTCAGGACCCAAATAAGAGAGAAGATCGCAGGCATTCTAAAAGATAATAACGTCTCATCAGTGGTGTATTATCCCATGCCGCTTCATTTGCAGGAGGCCTTTAACTATCTCGGTTACAAGAAGGGCGATCTTCCAGAAAGCGAAGCAGCGGCAGACGAGGTCATGTCAATTCCCATCTACCCGGAGCTTGAGCCGGAGAAGGCCGAGCAGATCGCTGGGATCATCTTAGGGGCGCTTAAAGGTTAA
- the fabZ gene encoding 3-hydroxyacyl-ACP dehydratase FabZ — MMDCREIQKVLPHRFPFLLVDRILELQPKAKAVGLKNVTINEPFFQGHFPNYPIMPGVLVVEAMAQVAGILAFHSGAKGDAVYFMSIEKAKFRKPVIPGDQLRFEVNIVQQRNNVWKFAAETFVEGKLVAEAEFTAMVSGEEFRNG; from the coding sequence ATGATGGATTGCCGGGAAATTCAGAAGGTCCTGCCGCACCGCTTTCCTTTTCTTTTGGTTGACAGGATCCTTGAACTGCAGCCGAAGGCAAAGGCTGTGGGACTAAAAAATGTAACTATCAACGAACCGTTCTTTCAGGGGCATTTCCCGAATTATCCGATAATGCCCGGGGTCCTTGTTGTGGAAGCCATGGCACAGGTTGCGGGCATACTCGCTTTTCATTCAGGCGCCAAGGGAGACGCGGTTTATTTTATGAGCATTGAAAAGGCAAAATTCAGAAAGCCGGTGATACCGGGAGACCAACTGCGTTTTGAAGTCAATATCGTCCAGCAAAGAAACAACGTCTGGAAATTCGCCGCTGAGACCTTTGTCGAAGGCAAGCTTGTTGCAGAGGCGGAATTCACGGCAATGGTGTCAGGTGAGGAGTTCAGAAATGGCTAA
- a CDS encoding RiPP maturation radical SAM protein 1: MKSSNSQIDVALVSMPFFALDVPAMGLSLLKARLTESNISSRVFYFGFLFAEMVGQERYLNVLMDHFRLSDWVFTKALFDDRSRSLEEVIREIKKYLEKYSMNVDVTKSEIKDFVSSRYFKTQLTSAKMVEKKADLFLNKCLKEVLRHKPRIVGFSSTFQQHISSLDLARRIKERAPETYIIFGGANCRGSQGIELLKQFPFIDAVFLGEADDVFPEMIGRVLKKDSVAGLPGVYTRENTIAVSENGCYPSAWVRDLDKLPYPDFDDYFERIKSSPLKLKNNPKLACETARGCWWGKCLFCGMDHANTVYRGKSNKRALDELECLCKKYPTRLVLMTDDVIDMKLFKNFIPGLASRRLDIDLLYEVRANLKKDHVRDLSRARVNLVGCGIESLSTPTLKLMQKGVTAVQNIQLLKWCREMGITVSWNILCGFPGEAPEEYDLMAKLMPLLYHLVPPKILKFHLIRFSVYFDNPKQFSLTNIRPSPLYKYIYPFDEKAISNLALDFTYDYSPPLRGGDEGEGGNYEEYTMPMRKMVDEWNAVFSRSYLCSFDDGERLFIWDERPVAANPLTVFTGVERLVYAGCDAATDIKGLRREIEDYTGDKWKKKDIEKIMEPMVEAGLMFSEDNKYLSLVVSSSAHYPPSEVKQRFEKYRLELKEKNKQKELLGKVTLTELPKGKKISVDEIKNVKRLRR; the protein is encoded by the coding sequence ATGAAATCATCAAACTCACAGATAGATGTTGCTTTGGTCAGCATGCCTTTTTTTGCGCTCGATGTTCCGGCTATGGGACTCAGTTTGTTAAAGGCCAGGCTCACCGAGTCGAATATTTCATCGAGGGTCTTTTATTTCGGCTTTCTCTTTGCTGAGATGGTCGGCCAGGAGCGATATCTCAATGTGCTTATGGACCATTTTAGACTCTCTGATTGGGTCTTTACGAAGGCGCTGTTTGATGACAGGAGCCGCTCTCTTGAGGAAGTGATCCGGGAAATAAAAAAATATCTCGAAAAATATTCAATGAATGTTGATGTGACGAAATCAGAGATAAAGGACTTCGTTTCGTCCCGATACTTTAAGACCCAGCTTACCTCTGCAAAAATGGTTGAAAAAAAGGCGGACCTGTTTCTGAATAAATGTCTTAAGGAGGTTTTACGACATAAGCCGCGAATCGTAGGGTTTTCTTCAACGTTTCAGCAGCATATCTCATCTCTCGACCTTGCCAGGCGCATAAAAGAGAGGGCGCCGGAGACTTACATCATTTTCGGAGGCGCAAACTGCCGGGGCAGCCAGGGGATCGAGCTGCTTAAGCAGTTCCCATTTATCGACGCTGTTTTTTTAGGTGAAGCGGATGACGTGTTCCCTGAAATGATAGGGAGGGTCTTGAAAAAGGATTCGGTGGCCGGCCTGCCCGGGGTATACACTCGTGAGAATACTATCGCCGTTTCTGAAAACGGATGCTATCCCAGCGCATGGGTGCGCGATCTGGACAAACTGCCCTATCCGGATTTTGACGATTACTTCGAGCGAATCAAATCGAGTCCGCTTAAGCTTAAGAACAATCCGAAACTGGCATGTGAGACCGCGAGGGGATGCTGGTGGGGCAAATGCCTGTTTTGCGGCATGGACCACGCAAATACTGTCTACAGGGGCAAGTCTAACAAGCGTGCTCTTGATGAGCTTGAATGCCTGTGCAAAAAGTATCCCACGCGCCTTGTCCTCATGACCGACGATGTCATTGACATGAAACTCTTTAAGAATTTCATCCCCGGTCTTGCCTCGCGCAGGCTCGATATCGACCTATTATATGAAGTGCGGGCCAATCTAAAAAAAGATCATGTCCGGGACTTGAGCCGGGCAAGAGTTAACCTTGTCGGGTGCGGCATCGAAAGCCTAAGTACTCCTACCCTTAAGCTCATGCAGAAAGGGGTAACCGCTGTACAGAATATCCAGCTTCTCAAATGGTGCAGGGAAATGGGGATCACGGTGTCGTGGAATATACTTTGCGGCTTCCCCGGCGAAGCACCCGAAGAATATGATCTCATGGCAAAGCTCATGCCTTTGCTATATCATTTGGTGCCGCCAAAGATATTAAAGTTCCATCTCATTCGCTTCAGCGTCTATTTTGACAACCCGAAGCAATTCAGCCTCACAAATATCCGGCCTTCCCCTTTGTACAAATACATCTATCCCTTTGATGAAAAAGCTATCTCAAATCTGGCACTTGATTTCACCTACGATTATTCCCCTCCCTTGAGGGGAGGGGATGAAGGGGAGGGTGGAAATTATGAAGAATACACCATGCCCATGCGTAAGATGGTCGACGAGTGGAACGCAGTTTTCAGCAGGAGCTATCTATGCTCCTTCGATGACGGCGAAAGGCTTTTCATATGGGACGAAAGGCCGGTTGCCGCGAACCCACTCACAGTCTTTACAGGCGTTGAGCGCCTTGTGTATGCGGGGTGCGATGCCGCGACGGACATAAAAGGATTGCGTCGCGAAATAGAGGACTACACAGGCGATAAGTGGAAGAAAAAAGACATCGAGAAAATTATGGAGCCCATGGTAGAAGCGGGTTTGATGTTCAGTGAAGACAACAAATACCTCAGCTTGGTTGTTTCCAGCAGCGCTCACTATCCCCCATCTGAGGTGAAACAGCGATTTGAAAAGTATCGCCTTGAATTAAAGGAAAAGAATAAACAAAAAGAGCTGTTAGGCAAAGTTACGCTCACCGAACTGCCTAAAGGGAAGAAAATCAGTGTAGACGAGATAAAGAACGTGAAGCGGTTACGAAGGTAA
- the lpxA gene encoding acyl-ACP--UDP-N-acetylglucosamine O-acyltransferase has protein sequence MAKPKIHSTAVIASNAKLSEGVEIGPFCIVGENVKLGKNTKLASHVVIEETEIGENCSVYPFSTIGMPPQDLKYKGEKTKVKIGDNNILREYINIHRASVSGDGVTRIGDDNFLMAYVHVAHDCVIGNNVIMANATTLAGHVVVEDFVFIGGLVAVHQFARIGAYSMIGGFSAIPQDIPPYTTAAGERAKLYGLNTIGLKRRNFPDSTISDLKKAYKILFRSKLTLKDAIDKVKHDLGKSEEIRNLLEFIEKNKRGICR, from the coding sequence ATGGCTAAACCGAAAATTCATTCCACGGCAGTTATAGCCTCAAACGCAAAACTCTCAGAAGGTGTGGAGATCGGACCTTTTTGTATTGTCGGTGAGAATGTCAAACTCGGCAAGAATACAAAACTCGCCTCGCACGTGGTTATCGAAGAGACCGAGATCGGCGAAAACTGCAGCGTGTATCCATTCTCCACGATCGGGATGCCCCCGCAGGACCTTAAGTACAAGGGAGAAAAAACAAAGGTAAAGATCGGCGATAACAATATCCTGAGGGAATATATAAATATTCACCGGGCCTCTGTCAGCGGAGACGGCGTGACAAGGATAGGAGACGATAATTTCCTGATGGCATATGTTCATGTAGCGCATGACTGCGTTATAGGCAACAACGTCATCATGGCAAATGCGACGACCCTCGCGGGCCACGTCGTTGTTGAGGACTTTGTGTTCATCGGCGGGCTCGTTGCCGTCCACCAGTTCGCAAGAATAGGGGCCTATTCCATGATAGGAGGGTTCAGCGCCATTCCCCAGGACATTCCCCCGTATACAACCGCCGCAGGCGAAAGGGCCAAACTTTACGGGCTTAACACGATCGGGCTGAAACGGCGCAATTTTCCGGATTCAACGATCAGCGATCTTAAAAAGGCATACAAAATATTGTTTCGCAGCAAGCTCACCCTCAAAGATGCAATAGACAAGGTCAAACATGATCTGGGCAAATCAGAGGAGATCAGGAACCTGCTCGAATTCATCGAGAAAAACAAAAGGGGGATATGCCGGTAA
- a CDS encoding peptidylprolyl isomerase, translating to MKINYSDGDVTPEEVVKYLALSGQAQNIFTQIIIAKEVIKKAELSGITPSDEALQDFSDSFREMRGLDTAEETYRFLQDAGLSEEDFESFCESAVLVGPVRETLADEKKVREFFINNRPDFDTAVISVIVVSDESLANEILMQITEDGADFHKLARTYSIDEETKNYGGYVGEVTRAALVPEISAKVFNASAGDVLGPFRGEDFQQLVLVEKIVKAELNDVVIERIKNRLFYQWVSQFTKDGIKTGL from the coding sequence TTGAAAATAAATTATTCTGACGGCGACGTCACTCCGGAAGAAGTCGTAAAATACCTCGCCCTGTCCGGACAGGCACAGAACATTTTTACTCAAATCATAATCGCAAAAGAGGTCATTAAAAAAGCTGAACTCTCAGGGATCACTCCCTCCGATGAGGCCCTGCAGGATTTCTCCGACAGCTTCAGGGAAATGCGCGGACTGGACACCGCCGAAGAAACATACAGGTTTCTGCAGGATGCCGGTCTTTCCGAAGAGGATTTTGAAAGTTTCTGCGAGTCCGCGGTGCTGGTCGGTCCTGTCAGGGAAACGCTGGCTGATGAAAAAAAGGTCCGGGAATTTTTTATCAATAACCGCCCTGATTTTGACACGGCCGTGATCTCTGTTATTGTTGTCAGTGATGAAAGCCTTGCAAATGAGATCCTGATGCAGATAACTGAGGACGGGGCCGATTTTCACAAACTTGCCAGAACGTATTCAATAGATGAAGAAACAAAAAATTATGGCGGATACGTTGGAGAAGTGACACGCGCCGCGCTTGTGCCGGAGATCTCGGCAAAGGTGTTTAACGCCTCTGCCGGAGATGTTCTTGGCCCCTTCAGGGGTGAAGATTTCCAGCAGTTGGTCCTTGTTGAGAAAATTGTAAAGGCGGAATTAAATGACGTCGTAATTGAGAGAATAAAGAACAGGCTTTTCTACCAATGGGTATCACAGTTCACAAAGGACGGTATAAAGACAGGACTTTGA
- a CDS encoding Gfo/Idh/MocA family oxidoreductase gives MINVGVIGVGSIGQHHARIYSGLEGVRLAGVVDNDPVRAGEIAQKYNCKAFGSYEEIIDLVDAVSIAVPTTLHFQTAMDLLAHNKNILIEKPITTTIEEADMLIAEADKRGLILQVGHLERFNAGVALISSMVDKPRFIESQRTSPFLGRCIDVDVTLDLMIHDIDIILSLVDSNIADIRATGARVLTENIDVAHAWIEFENGCIAEAVTSRIANERVRQLKVFQHNSFLSLDYQKQELTCYTKHDGSVGKELRKPEEKEPLKEELISFIDCIKNGTRPLVSGQEGREALKVALKISGLVIQGIET, from the coding sequence ATGATTAATGTCGGGGTCATAGGCGTCGGGTCAATAGGACAGCATCACGCGAGGATATACTCAGGTCTTGAAGGCGTGAGGCTTGCAGGCGTTGTCGATAACGATCCAGTGCGGGCCGGGGAGATCGCGCAAAAATATAACTGCAAGGCATTCGGCAGTTATGAGGAGATCATCGATCTTGTCGACGCTGTTAGCATTGCCGTGCCGACCACACTGCATTTTCAGACGGCAATGGATCTTCTGGCCCATAATAAAAATATACTTATCGAAAAACCTATCACTACCACCATTGAAGAAGCCGACATGCTTATTGCCGAGGCGGACAAAAGAGGCCTCATTTTGCAGGTCGGGCATCTTGAGAGGTTCAACGCAGGCGTCGCGTTGATAAGCAGCATGGTTGACAAGCCCAGGTTCATCGAGTCCCAGCGCACGTCCCCCTTTCTCGGCAGATGCATTGATGTGGACGTTACACTTGACTTAATGATACACGACATAGATATAATACTCAGTTTGGTTGATTCCAATATCGCGGACATCCGTGCCACAGGCGCAAGGGTCCTGACGGAAAATATAGACGTGGCCCACGCGTGGATCGAGTTCGAGAACGGATGCATTGCCGAGGCCGTAACAAGCAGGATAGCAAATGAAAGGGTCAGGCAGTTGAAGGTATTCCAGCACAATTCATTTCTGAGCCTCGATTACCAGAAACAGGAGCTGACCTGTTACACAAAACATGACGGAAGTGTTGGAAAGGAGCTTAGAAAGCCTGAAGAAAAAGAACCGTTAAAAGAAGAGCTCATCTCTTTTATAGATTGCATAAAAAACGGGACCCGGCCTCTGGTCTCAGGACAGGAAGGCAGGGAAGCCCTGAAAGTGGCTTTAAAGATATCAGGGCTGGTAATTCAGGGCATTGAAACATAA